The Mytilus edulis chromosome 12, xbMytEdul2.2, whole genome shotgun sequence genome contains a region encoding:
- the LOC139497946 gene encoding uncharacterized protein, with product MSFGKQTRWRDSSHQGMTGHNGHHGHNGHHEDQGHYQQQAQQLKYCQRTADASAQMVYEVYGNCIAILEEFEQREQKSNKLTKSNISLPDQSHKGDHDVRRILEAQLLMLETQIKSCRDDVRDKVIKNLKDLTMGWYAERHDKQLPTESYTDKYAGKIFEILARGRTSHPSDFNQKPGDVAGVSKEEMQLVLASQHKISENDRSFTDDPTRRPETPSVRSGDKRRGAERLRTIRKDLEDYIPPEYLVTDMK from the exons ATGTCATTTGGCAAACAAACGAGATGGCGAGACAGTTCGCACCAAGGTATGACTGGTCATAATGGCCACCACGGCCACAATGGTCATCATGAAGACCAAGGACATTATCAGCAGCAAGCCCAGCAATTAAAGTATTGTCAACGAACAGCAGACG CAAGTGCCCAAATGGTTTATGAAGTATATGGCAACTGCATAGCTATTTTGGAAGAATTCGAACAAAGGGAACAGAAATCAAATAAATTAACGAAATCCAATATAAGCCTACCTGACCAGTCTCATAAAGGAGATCATGAC GTACGACGAATACTTGAAGCCCAGTTATTGATGCTGGAAACTCAAATAAAAAGTTGCCGTGATGACGTTCGAGATAAGGTGATAAAAAATCTGAAAGATTTAACAATGGGGTGGTACGCTGAAAGACACGACAAACAGCTCCCTACAGAGAGTTATACGGATAAATATGCTGGAAAGATATTTGAGATACTAGCACGTGGAAGAACATCTCATCCATCGGACTTTAATCAGAA ACCTGGTGACGTAGCAGGTGTAAGTAAAGAGGAAATGCAACTAGTACTGGCCTCACAACACAAGATATCAGAAAATGACAGAAGCTTTACAGATGATCCAACCAGAAGACCTGAAACACCTAGTGTTAGATCAGGAGACAAGAGAAGAG GTGCAGAGAGACTGCGAACAATACGAAAGGATCTTGAGGATTACATTCCCCCAGAGTATTTAGTTACTGATATGAAATGA
- the LOC139497947 gene encoding toll-like receptor 4, translating into MVNQCNLVLTVLLVFLQKGIDCSDRTHLVQCHFDERCTCIVYQMHVNVDCSWKNITDIPALPENISSLNLQHNSISKIQANTFLQSNKLTVLDLSYNEISNLIPQALKGLTGLLYLYIDHNYLNYSEGTLPKGVFKPLISLIHLSLKFNIDRITLTYGFFKLPSETIADLSMLERLEIDASSATAKHFGEGFSHLVNLNSIYIGQSYNLWLTNNTFRYMTQLRHFFINCEEVQVDNGTFALLKQLNTLSIKYVSLSKLKYMEFCKFVGELRFTAIEVFKLTNALINDDTIAIFPWDSANIVFLHTPLRELYITHNGRYEWDFPNYPTSPSPRLKIIDFSYSKFVNFRLDIANVSKLILRNNTLGKFLANNGYMKSNESRIEHIDLSYNSIYKLYNPIFHGQPNLRNIDLSGNLLREISFDLSYTISLESLNLSGNYIMLFTEETMRNLETISKYRILTVDLSYNELQCSCSALSFLLWMRSGPVHFHQFEHYKCAYSAELLDYRTVSDATRQLQRECINTSHVLAGASSLLIVMVGLIIGAIVYRQRWKLRYMFYSAKNKYNKYKAVADVIEYTYDAFISYSEDDRSFVLTDCIEKLEKEETLSLCINHRDFVPGDDITDNILNAIKKSRKTICIISKSFFDSYYCMFEFNMARMEGIHSRNKKNVIFLVLYKHVRSKDIPLVFYELIQNQSYIEYPDDPQDTGIFWAKVKEAVCV; encoded by the exons AT GGTTAATCAGTGTAATCTGGTCTTAACAGTCCTACTTGTCTTTCTCCAAAAGGGTATAGACTGTTCTGATCGCACACATTTAGTTCAATGTCATTTCGACGAACGATGTACATGCATAGTTTATCAAATGCACGTAAATGTCGACTGTTCATGGAAAAATATAACAGATATTCCCGCTTTACCAGAAAATATCAGCAGTTTAAATCTTCAACACAACAGTATAAGCAAAATTCAAGCCAatacatttttacaatcaaacaAGCTTACTGTTTTAGATCTTTCGTATAATGAGATATCAAATTTGATTCCACAAGCCTTAAAAGGACTTACAGGTTTGTTGTACCTGTACATAGaccataattatttgaactataGTGAGGGTACATTACCTAAAGGCGTTTTCAAACCTCTCATTTCTCTGATACATCTAAGTTTAAAGTTTAACATAGATCGTATAACCTTAACCTATGGTTTCTTTAAATTGCCATCTGAAACAATAGCAGATTTGTCAATGCTGGAGAGACTAGAAATCGATGCCAGTTCTGCGACGGCAAAGCATTTTGGAGAGGGGTTTTCGCATTTAGTTAATCTTAATTCAATATACATTGGACAATCATATAATCTATGGTTGACTAATAACACTTTTAGATATATGACTCAACTTcgtcatttttttatcaattgtgaAGAAGTACAAGTAGACAATGGAACGTTTGCTTTACTGAAGCAACTTAATACTTTGTCGATAAAATACGTAAGCTTATCTAAGCTGAAATATATGGAATTCTGTAAGTTCGTTGGAGAATTAAGATTTACAGCTATTGAAGTCTTCAAACTAACGAATGCCTTGATTAATGACGATACAATAGCTATTTTCCCATGGGACAGTGCTAACATTGTTTTTCTACACACGCCTTTGCGGGAGTTATATATTACCCATAATGGACGGTATGAATGGGATTTTCCGAATTACCCAACATCACCATCACCCAGacttaaaataattgatttttcgTATAGCAAGTTTGTAAACTTTAGATTAGATATAGCAAATGTTAGTAAGCTAATATTACGTAATAATACACTTGGAAAGTTCCTTGCTAATAATGGGTATATGAAATCAAATGAAAGTAGGATAGAACATATAGATTTATCATACAACTCCATCTACAAGTTGTACAATCCGATATTTCATGGACAGCCTAATTTACGGAATATAGATCTAAGTGGTAACTTACTACGagaaatttcatttgatttatcataCACAATCAGTCTAGAGTCTTTGAATCTGTCTGGAAATTATATCATGCTTTTTACCGAAGAAACAATGAGGAACTTAGaaacaatatcaaaatacagGATACTTACTGTAGATCTCAGTTACAATGAACTGCAATGCAGTTGTTCTGCTTTATCTTTTCTGTTATGGATGAGAAGCGGACCGGTTCATTTTCATCAATTTGAACATTACAAATGCGCTTATTCTGCTGAGTTATTAGATTATCGAACAGTGAGCGATGCAACAAGGCAATTACAAAGAGAATGTATAAATACAAGCCATGTTTTAGCTGGAGCTTCCTCGTTGCTTATTGTAATGGTCGGTCTCATTATAGGAGCAATAGTATATAGGCAAAGATGGAAACTACGTTACATGTTTTATTCTGCTAagaataaatacaataaatacaaAGCCGTCGCAGATGTAATCGAGTACACCTATGATGCATTTATATCTTATTCAGAAGATGACAGATCATTTGTGTTGACCGACTGTATTGAAAAACTTGAAAAAGAAGAGACTCTTAGTTTGTGTATCAATCATCGCGACTTTGTTCCTGGAGATGATATAACTGACAATATATTAAATGCTattaaaaaaagtagaaaaacaaTTTGTATTATAAGTAAATCATTCTTTGACTCATACTATTGTATGTTTGAATTCAACATGGCCAGAATGGAGGGGATTCATTCAAGAAATAAAAAGAATGTTATATTCCTGGTTCTTTACAAGCACGTGAGGTCAAAGGATATACCCTTAGTGTTTTATGAACTCATACAAAACCAGTCATACATAGAATATCCTGATGATCCACAAGACACTGGTATTTTCTGGGCAAAAGTCAAAGAAGCTGTTTGCGTATGA